The Mycolicibacterium hassiacum DSM 44199 genome includes a window with the following:
- the hflX gene encoding GTPase HflX gives MTYPEPGSEPTTPSTGELALEDRSALRRVAGLSTELTDVSEVEYRRLRLERVVLVGVWTEGSAADAEASLAELARLAETAGSQVLEGLIQRRDRPDPATYIGSGKAEELRRIVEATGADTVICDGELSPAQLTALEKVVKVKVIDRTALILDIFAQHASSKEGKAQVELAQLEYMLPRLRGWGESMSRQAGGRAGGSGGGVGLRGPGETKIETDRRRIRERMAKLRREIKEMRKVRDTQRSRRRESDVASIAIVGYTNAGKSSLLNALTGAGVLVEDALFATLEPTTRRGQFGDGRPFVLTDTVGFVRHLPTQLVEAFRSTLEEVVDADLLVHVVDGSDANPLAQISAVRAVIDEVIRDHRAKPAPELLVVNKIDAADELTLTQLRRALPDAVFVSARTGEGLDRLQARMAELVPPSDTVVDVTIPYHRGDLVSKVHADGRVDLTEHTPDGTRIKARVPAPLAAALREYATF, from the coding sequence ATGACATATCCCGAACCCGGTTCCGAACCGACCACTCCCAGCACCGGTGAGTTGGCGCTCGAGGACCGCTCGGCGCTGCGCCGGGTGGCCGGGCTGTCGACCGAACTCACCGACGTCTCCGAGGTCGAGTACCGCCGGCTGCGGCTCGAGCGGGTCGTGCTGGTCGGGGTGTGGACCGAGGGCAGCGCGGCCGACGCCGAGGCCAGCCTCGCCGAACTCGCCCGGCTGGCCGAGACGGCGGGCTCGCAGGTGCTCGAAGGCCTGATCCAGCGCCGCGACCGGCCCGATCCGGCCACCTACATCGGTTCGGGCAAGGCCGAGGAGCTGCGCCGCATCGTCGAGGCCACCGGCGCCGACACCGTGATCTGCGACGGGGAACTGTCACCCGCGCAGCTGACCGCGCTGGAGAAGGTGGTCAAGGTCAAGGTCATCGACCGCACCGCGCTGATCCTGGACATCTTCGCCCAGCACGCCAGCAGCAAGGAGGGCAAGGCCCAGGTGGAGCTCGCCCAGCTGGAGTACATGCTGCCGCGGCTGCGGGGTTGGGGTGAGTCGATGTCGCGGCAGGCCGGTGGCCGCGCCGGCGGCAGCGGCGGCGGTGTGGGCCTGCGCGGGCCCGGTGAGACCAAGATCGAGACCGACCGGCGGCGCATCCGGGAGCGGATGGCCAAGCTGCGCCGCGAGATCAAGGAGATGCGCAAGGTCCGCGACACCCAGCGCAGCCGGCGCCGGGAGTCCGACGTGGCCTCGATCGCGATCGTCGGCTACACCAACGCCGGCAAGTCGTCGTTGCTCAACGCGCTGACCGGCGCCGGGGTCCTGGTCGAGGACGCGCTGTTCGCGACGCTGGAACCCACCACCCGCCGCGGCCAGTTCGGCGACGGCCGGCCGTTCGTGCTCACCGACACGGTGGGGTTCGTGCGCCATCTGCCGACCCAGCTGGTCGAGGCGTTCCGGTCCACTCTCGAGGAGGTCGTCGACGCCGACCTGCTGGTGCACGTCGTCGACGGGTCCGACGCCAACCCGCTGGCCCAGATCAGCGCGGTGCGCGCGGTGATCGACGAGGTGATCCGCGATCATCGCGCCAAGCCCGCGCCGGAGTTGTTGGTGGTCAACAAGATCGACGCGGCCGACGAGTTGACGCTGACGCAGCTGCGTCGCGCGCTTCCCGACGCGGTGTTCGTCTCGGCGCGCACCGGCGAGGGGCTGGACCGGCTGCAGGCGCGGATGGCCGAACTGGTTCCGCCCAGCGACACCGTGGTGGACGTGACGATCCCGTACCACCGCGGCGATCTGGTGAGCAAGGTGCACGCCGACGGCCGGGTCGATCTGACCGAACACACCCCCGACGGCACCCGGATCAAGGCCCGGGTGCCGGCACCGCTGGCGGCGGCGCTGCGCGAGTACGCCACCTTCTGA
- the dapF gene encoding diaminopimelate epimerase: protein MRFAKGHGTENDFVLLPDPDGRLTLGPAAVAALCDRRRGLGADGLLRVITAGAARDAGVFDRLPDGVSPDDWYMDYRNADGSVAEMCGNGVRVFAHYLRAAGLESRDEFTVGSLAGPRPVRLHRCDATRADITVEMGKVARLGAGQAVVGGRTFTGLAVDVGNPHLACVDPTLTAEALAALDVAASVQFDRTQFPHGVNVEVLTAPADGAVSMRVHERGVGETRSCGTGTVAAATAALAHEGAETGSLRVRVPGGEVTVTVTEASSFLRGPSVLVAHGEIAEEWWRAVGR from the coding sequence GTGAGGTTCGCCAAGGGGCACGGCACCGAGAACGACTTCGTGCTGCTGCCCGATCCGGACGGCCGGCTGACGCTCGGCCCGGCGGCGGTGGCGGCGCTGTGCGACCGGCGCCGCGGCCTGGGGGCCGACGGGCTGCTGCGCGTCATCACCGCCGGTGCGGCCCGCGACGCCGGGGTGTTCGACCGGTTGCCGGACGGGGTGTCGCCCGACGACTGGTACATGGACTACCGCAACGCCGACGGCTCGGTCGCCGAGATGTGCGGCAACGGGGTGCGGGTGTTCGCCCACTACCTGCGGGCCGCAGGGCTGGAGTCGCGCGACGAGTTCACCGTCGGCTCGCTGGCCGGCCCGCGTCCGGTGCGGCTGCACCGTTGCGACGCGACCCGCGCCGACATCACCGTCGAGATGGGCAAGGTCGCCCGGCTGGGCGCCGGGCAGGCGGTCGTCGGCGGTCGGACGTTCACCGGGCTGGCGGTCGACGTCGGCAATCCGCACCTGGCCTGCGTGGATCCGACGCTGACCGCCGAGGCGTTGGCCGCGCTCGACGTCGCCGCCTCGGTGCAGTTCGACCGCACCCAGTTCCCGCACGGGGTCAACGTCGAGGTGCTCACCGCGCCCGCCGACGGGGCGGTGTCGATGCGGGTGCACGAACGCGGCGTCGGCGAGACCCGCTCCTGCGGCACCGGCACCGTGGCCGCGGCGACCGCCGCGCTGGCCCACGAGGGAGCCGAAACGGGTTCGCTGCGGGTGCGGGTTCCAGGCGGTGAGGTCACCGTGACCGTCACCGAGGCCAGCAGTTTTCTCCGTGGCCCCTCGGTGCTGGTGGCACACGGTGAGATTGCTGAGGAATGGTGGCGGGCGGTCGGACGTTAA
- the miaA gene encoding tRNA (adenosine(37)-N6)-dimethylallyltransferase MiaA, giving the protein MTRPIAIIGPTGTGKSDLGLELAERVGGEIVNADAMQLYRGMDIGTAKLRPEQRRGIPHHQLDVLDVRETASVARYQQAAAADIEAIADRGAVPILVGGSMMYIQALLDNWRFPATDPAVRAKWEERLADIGTHRLHDELARVDPDAAAAIRPTDGRRIVRALEVIELTGQPYAASFPPIGAPRWDTVIIGLDWDTTVLDQRLARRTDRMFAAGLVDEVRGLLRHGLREGVTASRALGYAQVIADLDAGGDGSGAREPTFIGTRRYVRRQRSWFRRDHRIIWLDGSADDLVEQALRAWRHVS; this is encoded by the coding sequence ATGACCCGGCCGATCGCGATCATCGGGCCCACCGGAACCGGCAAGTCGGACCTCGGGCTCGAGCTGGCCGAGCGCGTCGGCGGCGAGATCGTCAACGCCGACGCCATGCAGCTCTACCGCGGCATGGACATCGGCACCGCCAAGCTGCGGCCGGAGCAACGCCGCGGCATCCCGCACCATCAGCTCGACGTGCTCGACGTGCGCGAGACCGCCAGCGTGGCCCGCTACCAGCAGGCGGCGGCCGCCGACATCGAGGCGATCGCCGACCGCGGCGCGGTGCCGATCCTCGTCGGCGGGTCGATGATGTACATCCAGGCGCTGCTGGACAACTGGCGGTTCCCGGCCACCGATCCCGCGGTGCGCGCGAAATGGGAGGAGCGCCTTGCCGACATCGGCACGCACCGGCTGCACGACGAACTGGCCCGGGTCGATCCCGACGCGGCCGCGGCGATCCGGCCCACCGACGGGCGGCGCATCGTGCGGGCGCTGGAGGTGATCGAGCTCACCGGCCAACCGTACGCCGCGTCGTTCCCGCCCATCGGAGCGCCCCGCTGGGACACCGTGATCATCGGATTGGATTGGGACACAACTGTTCTGGATCAACGGCTGGCGCGGCGAACCGACCGGATGTTCGCCGCGGGGCTAGTCGACGAGGTCCGCGGGCTGCTGCGGCACGGGCTGCGGGAAGGGGTGACCGCATCCCGGGCGCTGGGTTATGCGCAGGTGATCGCCGACCTCGATGCCGGCGGCGACGGTTCCGGCGCGCGGGAACCCACCTTCATCGGCACCCGCCGCTATGTGCGCCGCCAGCGCTCCTGGTTCCGCCGCGACCACCGGATCATCTGGCTCGACGGCTCCGCCGACGACCTCGTCGAACAGGCCCTGCGGGCGTGGCGGCACGTATCCTGA
- a CDS encoding class III extradiol ring-cleavage dioxygenase family protein, protein MLSGIAIVPSPPVLVPELAAGAAGELAEVRQAAVAAAASLPPRWLAVGVGPGDEVIAPSRVGTFAGYGVDVPVRLSPQADEPPTALPLCALVTGWLRGQVDGETHAEVRVFADTHSAESALAHGRRLRGELDATAGEVGVLIVADGAHTLTQSAPGGYDPASAPVQAALDDALAGGDTAALAVLPDLVVGRVAYQVLAGLVGPGPRSVTELYRGAPFGVGYFVGRWQP, encoded by the coding sequence GTGCTCAGCGGTATCGCGATCGTTCCCTCGCCGCCGGTCCTGGTGCCCGAGCTGGCCGCCGGGGCCGCCGGTGAGCTCGCCGAGGTGCGGCAGGCGGCGGTGGCCGCGGCGGCCTCGCTGCCGCCGCGCTGGCTGGCGGTGGGGGTCGGCCCCGGCGACGAGGTGATCGCGCCGTCGCGGGTGGGCACCTTCGCCGGCTACGGCGTCGACGTGCCGGTGCGACTGTCTCCGCAGGCCGACGAACCGCCCACCGCGCTGCCGCTGTGTGCGTTGGTCACCGGCTGGCTGCGCGGCCAGGTCGATGGCGAAACCCACGCCGAAGTAAGGGTTTTCGCCGACACCCACAGTGCGGAGTCGGCGCTGGCGCACGGCCGGCGGCTGCGCGGCGAACTCGATGCGACCGCCGGGGAGGTCGGGGTGCTGATCGTCGCCGACGGCGCCCACACCCTGACCCAGTCCGCGCCCGGTGGCTACGACCCGGCGTCGGCTCCGGTGCAGGCCGCGCTCGACGACGCGCTGGCCGGCGGGGACACCGCCGCGCTGGCGGTGCTGCCGGACCTCGTCGTCGGCCGGGTGGCCTACCAGGTGCTGGCCGGTCTGGTCGGCCCCGGCCCCCGGTCGGTCACCGAGCTGTACCGCGGCGCCCCCTTCGGTGTCGGTTATTTCGTCGGCCGCTGGCAGCCATGA
- a CDS encoding DMT family transporter — protein sequence MARADIAALLALAAAVFVAAGDVLHQRRAQQAGEHHDSYLTLALRLLRDRGWWVGSAVSAVGFALQAAALGLGSVLLVQALLVTALLFALPLNAWAAHRRVSRSEWVWAVLLAASVAVIITVGNPTAGHARAPWETWTVVVAVLLPVLLVCAAAGSRADGPVAAVLLGLVSGALWGVFAVLTKGVVSRLGDGLWAVLGSPELYVWAVVAVGGTAYQQFSFRAGSLTASLPTMTIAEPVVASVLGVVVLGESLRPGDSGWFALVVAAAVMVVATAALARGEAADSDG from the coding sequence GTGGCCCGAGCGGACATCGCGGCTCTGCTGGCGCTGGCGGCGGCGGTGTTCGTCGCGGCCGGCGATGTGCTGCACCAGCGGCGCGCCCAGCAGGCCGGCGAGCATCACGACAGCTACCTCACGCTGGCGCTGCGCCTGTTGCGGGACCGCGGCTGGTGGGTGGGCAGCGCGGTGTCCGCGGTGGGGTTCGCGCTGCAGGCGGCGGCCCTGGGCCTCGGCTCGGTGCTGCTGGTGCAGGCACTGCTGGTCACCGCGCTGCTGTTCGCGCTGCCGCTGAACGCCTGGGCGGCGCACCGGCGGGTGAGCCGCTCCGAGTGGGTGTGGGCGGTGCTGCTGGCCGCGTCGGTCGCGGTGATCATCACCGTCGGCAACCCCACCGCCGGACACGCCCGTGCGCCGTGGGAGACCTGGACCGTGGTGGTGGCGGTGCTGCTGCCGGTGCTGTTGGTGTGCGCGGCCGCCGGCAGCCGCGCCGACGGCCCGGTCGCCGCGGTGCTGCTGGGGCTGGTGTCCGGTGCGCTGTGGGGCGTGTTCGCGGTGCTCACCAAGGGCGTGGTGAGCCGACTGGGCGACGGGCTGTGGGCGGTGCTGGGCAGCCCGGAGCTGTACGTGTGGGCGGTGGTGGCCGTCGGCGGAACCGCCTACCAGCAGTTCTCCTTCCGGGCCGGCTCGTTGACCGCGTCGTTGCCCACGATGACCATCGCCGAACCCGTCGTCGCATCGGTGCTTGGCGTCGTGGTGCTCGGCGAATCGCTGCGCCCGGGCGACAGTGGCTGGTTCGCGCTCGTCGTGGCGGCCGCGGTCATGGTGGTGGCCACCGCCGCGTTGGCCCGCGGCGAGGCGGCCGACTCGGACGGTTAG
- a CDS encoding DUF349 domain-containing protein produces the protein MTTSEPADRPTSPKPAPRPGPPPRPVPRPGRPAPVVAAPAANDPRRFGRVDPDGTVWLITASGERVIGAWQAGDPDAAFEHFGRRFDDLQTEVALLERRLVSGTGDARKIKAAATSLAESLPEAHVLGDVDALAARLATIIEQADKAAEAERARREEFRAAQLARKEALAAEAEDIAANSTQWKAAGDRLREILEEWRTITGIDRKTDDALWKRYSAAREAFNRRRGSHFAELDRERAAAKKAKEALCARAEELADSTDWGPTAAAFRELLNEWKAAGRAAKDVDDALWKRFKAAQDKFFAARNAANAERDSELRANLEAKEKLLAEAESLDLSDLDAARAALRNIGLKWDAIGRVPRERAAELERRLRAVEKRVREAPTAGVDPEAKARADQFRARAEQYERQAEKAAAAGREKEAAEARANAEQWRQWADAAAQALGRR, from the coding sequence ATGACGACCAGCGAGCCAGCAGACCGGCCTACCTCGCCGAAACCCGCTCCCCGGCCCGGACCGCCGCCCCGGCCCGTTCCGCGGCCCGGCCGGCCGGCACCGGTGGTGGCGGCGCCGGCGGCCAACGATCCGCGGCGCTTCGGCCGGGTCGACCCCGACGGCACGGTGTGGCTGATCACCGCCTCCGGGGAACGGGTGATCGGGGCCTGGCAGGCCGGCGATCCGGATGCCGCGTTCGAGCATTTCGGCCGCCGCTTCGACGACCTGCAGACCGAGGTGGCGCTGTTGGAGCGGCGTCTGGTGTCGGGCACCGGGGATGCGCGCAAGATCAAGGCGGCGGCCACCTCGTTGGCCGAGTCGCTGCCCGAGGCGCATGTGCTCGGTGACGTGGACGCGCTGGCCGCCCGGCTGGCGACGATCATCGAGCAGGCCGACAAGGCGGCCGAGGCCGAGAGGGCGCGTCGCGAGGAGTTCCGCGCCGCACAGCTGGCCCGCAAGGAGGCGTTGGCGGCCGAGGCCGAGGACATCGCGGCCAACTCCACGCAGTGGAAGGCCGCCGGCGACCGGCTGCGCGAGATCCTCGAGGAGTGGCGCACCATCACCGGGATCGACCGCAAGACCGACGATGCGCTGTGGAAGCGGTACTCGGCGGCGCGCGAGGCGTTCAACCGCAGGCGCGGTTCGCACTTCGCCGAGCTCGACCGGGAACGCGCCGCCGCCAAGAAGGCCAAGGAGGCGCTGTGCGCCCGCGCCGAGGAGCTGGCCGACTCCACCGACTGGGGTCCGACCGCCGCGGCGTTCCGCGAACTGCTCAACGAGTGGAAGGCCGCGGGCCGGGCCGCCAAGGACGTCGACGACGCGCTGTGGAAGCGGTTCAAGGCGGCGCAGGACAAGTTCTTCGCCGCCCGCAACGCCGCCAACGCCGAACGTGACTCGGAGCTGCGGGCCAACCTCGAGGCCAAGGAGAAGCTGCTCGCCGAGGCCGAAAGCCTCGACCTGAGCGATCTCGACGCGGCCCGGGCGGCGCTGCGCAACATCGGTCTCAAGTGGGACGCCATCGGCAGGGTGCCGCGGGAACGGGCGGCCGAGCTCGAACGCCGGCTGCGCGCGGTGGAGAAGAGGGTGCGGGAGGCGCCGACCGCCGGGGTCGACCCCGAGGCCAAGGCGCGCGCCGACCAGTTCCGGGCCCGTGCCGAGCAGTACGAGCGGCAGGCGGAGAAGGCCGCCGCGGCCGGACGCGAGAAGGAGGCCGCCGAGGCCCGCGCCAACGCCGAACAGTGGCGCCAGTGGGCCGATGCGGCGGCCCAGGCGCTGGGCCGCCGCTAG
- a CDS encoding S1C family serine protease, translated as MALLIPVSACGTQRASAPPTDTATTSAEAPPAHSAAPVPGGYADLVERVSPSVVSVERDGGAGSGVVLRPDVVVTNAHVVGNARRVKVILEDGESTPGEVIGVDRVTDLALVRTERGGLPVPEFRTELPRPGEVAIAIGSPLGFQNSVTAGIISGLHRDIPGSAAQSQSLVDLIQTDAPISPGNSGGALLDAEGRVVGINEAYIPPEAGAVSLGFAIPSATVLDIADQLLEKGVATHPYLGVSVGRVTSAIQRTLGVTVDHGALVTGVDRDAPALQAGLRAGDVIVEFAGKPVESVENLLSALRRTEPGSRQPLVYVRGGERERTTVTVGSRTGG; from the coding sequence ATGGCATTGCTGATTCCGGTGTCGGCGTGTGGCACGCAGCGCGCGTCGGCACCCCCCACCGACACCGCCACCACCTCGGCCGAGGCCCCGCCGGCGCATTCGGCCGCGCCCGTCCCCGGCGGATACGCGGACCTGGTGGAACGGGTCAGCCCGAGCGTGGTCTCGGTGGAACGCGACGGCGGTGCCGGCAGCGGCGTGGTGCTGCGGCCCGACGTGGTGGTGACCAACGCGCACGTGGTCGGAAACGCTCGCCGGGTCAAGGTGATCCTCGAAGACGGCGAGTCCACCCCGGGCGAGGTGATCGGCGTCGACCGGGTCACCGACCTCGCCCTGGTGCGCACCGAGCGCGGCGGGCTGCCGGTGCCGGAGTTCCGCACCGAACTGCCGCGACCCGGTGAGGTCGCGATCGCGATCGGCAGCCCGCTGGGCTTTCAGAACTCGGTAACCGCCGGGATCATCTCCGGCCTGCACCGCGACATCCCGGGCTCGGCCGCCCAGAGCCAGTCGCTGGTCGACCTCATCCAGACCGACGCCCCCATCTCGCCGGGCAACTCGGGTGGGGCGCTGCTCGATGCCGAGGGCCGGGTCGTCGGCATCAACGAGGCCTACATCCCGCCGGAGGCCGGCGCGGTGTCGCTGGGGTTCGCGATCCCGTCGGCCACCGTGCTCGACATCGCCGACCAGCTGCTGGAGAAGGGGGTGGCCACTCACCCGTACCTCGGCGTGTCGGTCGGCCGGGTCACCTCGGCCATCCAGCGGACGCTCGGCGTCACCGTCGACCACGGCGCGCTGGTGACCGGGGTGGACCGCGACGCCCCCGCGCTGCAGGCGGGGCTGCGCGCCGGCGACGTGATCGTCGAGTTCGCCGGCAAACCCGTCGAATCCGTCGAGAATCTGCTCAGCGCGCTGCGCCGGACCGAGCCGGGGTCGCGGCAACCGCTGGTGTACGTGCGCGGCGGCGAGCGTGAGCGGACGACCGTGACGGTCGGCTCGCGGACCGGCGGCTGA
- a CDS encoding Rv2732c family membrane protein translates to MSEDFGNDEFARYKDDIDAAERRVAREIDPGARAVVIAVGVFVLLASFALPHAGGAQGWEALLGGPDADQAGIALPHRVFMWLALVFGVGFSMLALLLRRWEVAWIALAGSMVASMVGVLAVWTRQTAPDPYPGLGIGLIVAWLAVMFITYHWSRAVWVRTALQLAVEEERRRRAADQQQRKLLDDLPERPDEADRRDDTPDT, encoded by the coding sequence ATGAGCGAGGACTTCGGCAACGACGAGTTCGCCCGGTACAAGGACGACATCGACGCCGCCGAGCGGCGGGTGGCCCGCGAGATCGACCCGGGCGCACGGGCGGTGGTGATCGCGGTCGGGGTGTTCGTGCTGCTGGCGTCGTTCGCGCTGCCGCATGCCGGGGGCGCCCAGGGCTGGGAGGCCCTGCTCGGCGGGCCGGACGCGGACCAGGCCGGCATCGCGTTGCCGCACCGGGTGTTCATGTGGCTGGCGCTGGTGTTCGGCGTCGGGTTCTCGATGCTGGCGCTGCTGCTGCGCCGCTGGGAGGTGGCCTGGATCGCGCTGGCCGGGTCGATGGTGGCGTCGATGGTCGGTGTGCTGGCGGTGTGGACCCGCCAGACCGCACCCGACCCGTATCCCGGCCTGGGCATCGGCCTGATCGTCGCCTGGCTGGCGGTGATGTTCATCACCTACCACTGGTCGCGTGCGGTGTGGGTGCGCACCGCCCTGCAGCTGGCCGTCGAGGAGGAACGCCGCCGCCGCGCCGCCGATCAGCAGCAGCGGAAACTGCTCGACGACCTGCCCGAGCGCCCCGACGAGGCGGACCGCCGGGACGACACCCCCGACACCTGA
- the miaB gene encoding tRNA (N6-isopentenyl adenosine(37)-C2)-methylthiotransferase MiaB — translation MNVHDSERLAGLLEAAGYRRAPEGTDADVVVFNTCAVRENADNKLYGNLSHLAPRKAANPDMQIAVGGCLAQKDRESVLERAPWVDVVFGTHNIGSLPVLLERARHNKAAQVEIVEALQQFPSTLPAARESAYSAWVSISVGCNNTCTFCIVPSLRGKEVDRRPGDVLAEVQSLVDQGVLEVTLLGQNVNAYGVSFADPDQPRDRGAFARLLRACGRIEGLERVRFTSPHPAEFTDDVIEAMAETPNVCPTLHMPLQSGSDRILRAMRRSYRAERFLGILERVRATIPHAAITTDLIVGFPGETEEDFQATLDVVARARFASAFTFQYSKRPGTPAAEFADQVPKEVVTERYQRLLELQERISLEENRAQIGREVEVLVATGEGRKDAATARMSGRARDGRLVHFRPGELEIRPGDVITTTVTGAAPHHLIADGPVLTHRRTRAGDAHAVGQRPRTGVGLGMPGIGAPRQESTGCGR, via the coding sequence ATGAACGTGCACGACTCCGAGCGTCTGGCCGGGCTGCTCGAGGCCGCCGGCTACCGCCGCGCCCCCGAGGGCACCGACGCCGACGTGGTGGTGTTCAACACCTGCGCGGTCCGCGAGAACGCCGACAACAAGCTCTACGGCAACCTCAGCCACCTGGCGCCGCGCAAGGCCGCCAACCCGGACATGCAGATCGCGGTCGGCGGGTGTCTGGCGCAGAAGGACCGCGAGAGCGTGCTCGAACGTGCGCCCTGGGTCGACGTCGTGTTCGGCACCCACAACATCGGCTCGCTGCCGGTGCTGTTGGAACGCGCCCGGCACAACAAGGCCGCCCAGGTCGAGATCGTCGAGGCGCTGCAGCAGTTCCCGTCGACGCTGCCGGCCGCGCGGGAATCGGCCTACTCGGCGTGGGTGTCGATCTCGGTGGGCTGCAACAACACCTGCACGTTCTGCATCGTGCCGTCGCTGCGCGGCAAGGAGGTCGATCGCCGCCCCGGCGACGTGCTGGCCGAGGTGCAGTCGCTGGTCGACCAGGGTGTGCTCGAGGTGACGCTGCTCGGCCAGAACGTCAACGCCTACGGCGTCTCGTTCGCCGACCCGGACCAGCCCCGCGACCGCGGAGCCTTCGCCAGGCTGCTGCGCGCCTGCGGGCGCATCGAGGGCCTGGAACGGGTGCGGTTCACCTCACCGCACCCCGCCGAGTTCACCGACGACGTGATCGAGGCGATGGCCGAGACCCCCAATGTGTGTCCGACGCTGCACATGCCGCTGCAGTCCGGCTCGGACCGGATCCTGCGCGCCATGCGGCGCTCGTACCGCGCCGAGCGGTTCCTGGGCATCCTCGAACGGGTGCGCGCGACCATCCCGCACGCGGCGATCACCACCGACCTGATCGTCGGGTTCCCCGGCGAGACCGAGGAGGACTTCCAGGCCACCCTCGACGTGGTCGCGCGGGCCCGGTTCGCCAGCGCGTTCACCTTCCAGTACTCCAAGCGTCCCGGCACGCCGGCGGCCGAGTTCGCCGACCAGGTCCCCAAAGAGGTCGTCACCGAGCGCTATCAGCGGTTGCTCGAGCTGCAGGAGCGGATCTCGCTGGAGGAGAACCGCGCCCAGATCGGCCGGGAGGTCGAGGTCCTGGTGGCCACCGGTGAGGGCCGCAAGGACGCCGCGACCGCCCGCATGTCCGGCCGGGCCCGCGACGGCCGGCTGGTGCACTTCCGGCCCGGCGAACTCGAGATCCGCCCCGGCGACGTGATCACCACCACGGTCACCGGCGCGGCGCCGCACCACCTGATCGCCGACGGTCCGGTGCTGACCCACCGGCGCACCCGAGCCGGCGACGCGCACGCCGTCGGTCAACGCCCCCGCACCGGGGTCGGGCTGGGGATGCCGGGCATCGGGGCGCCCCGGCAGGAGTCCACCGGGTGCGGCCGATGA
- a CDS encoding amino acid ABC transporter ATP-binding protein codes for MISMRGVNKFFGELHVLRDINLDVQRGEVVVVLGPSGSGKSTLCRTINRLETIDSGTIEIDGQPLPQEGRALARLRSDVGMVFQSFNLFAHKTILENVTLAPTLVRKVGKDQARKTAMELLDRVGVADQADKYPAQLSGGQQQRVAIARSLAMNPKVMLFDEPTSALDPEMINEVLNVMTSLTKEGMTMLVVTHEMGFARGAADRVVFMADGAIVESAAPSEFFTNPKSDRAKDFLGKILHH; via the coding sequence ATGATCTCCATGCGGGGGGTCAACAAGTTCTTCGGCGAGCTGCACGTGCTGCGCGACATCAACCTCGACGTGCAACGCGGTGAGGTGGTCGTGGTGCTGGGGCCGTCGGGGTCGGGCAAGTCGACGCTGTGCCGCACCATCAACCGGCTGGAGACCATCGATTCGGGCACGATCGAGATCGACGGCCAGCCGCTACCCCAGGAGGGACGCGCGCTGGCCCGGCTGCGCTCCGATGTCGGGATGGTGTTCCAGTCGTTCAACCTGTTCGCGCACAAGACGATTCTGGAGAACGTCACACTGGCGCCGACGCTGGTGCGTAAGGTCGGCAAGGACCAGGCCCGCAAGACGGCGATGGAGCTGCTGGACCGGGTCGGGGTGGCCGATCAGGCCGACAAGTATCCGGCCCAGTTGTCCGGCGGGCAACAGCAGCGGGTGGCGATTGCCCGGTCGCTGGCGATGAACCCGAAGGTGATGCTGTTCGACGAGCCGACCAGCGCCCTGGACCCGGAGATGATCAACGAGGTGCTCAACGTGATGACCTCGTTGACCAAGGAGGGGATGACCATGCTGGTGGTCACCCATGAGATGGGGTTCGCCCGCGGGGCCGCGGACCGGGTGGTGTTCATGGCCGACGGCGCCATCGTCGAGTCCGCCGCCCCGAGCGAGTTCTTCACCAACCCGAAGTCCGACCGCGCCAAGGACTTCCTCGGCAAGATCCTCCACCACTGA